The following proteins come from a genomic window of Lolium rigidum isolate FL_2022 chromosome 5, APGP_CSIRO_Lrig_0.1, whole genome shotgun sequence:
- the LOC124656156 gene encoding deaminated glutathione amidase, chloroplastic/cytosolic-like — MAPPVPLRRLCRSAANGRAATPPPTRRGDLTPPRRTAAGRGAPPGRTYPCGRRAERESRGPPAPAPPGPCPATHADDGGGEGEEGELDEGEWRRGPVNPLSGTSMGDLDANYATCSRLTKEAAAAGVKFLCFPEVFSFIGSKDGESVKIAESLDGPIMQRYCSLANDSSMWLSLGGFQEKGPDDSHQYNTHVLIDDSGKVRSSYQKIHLFDVDVPGNMVYKESRFTTAGDTVVAADSPFGRLGLTVCYDLRFPEIYQCLRFKHQAQLLLVPSAFTKVTGEAHWEILLRVRAIETKCYVIAAAQAGKHNEKRESYGDSIIIDPWGVVIARLPDRLSTGFAVADIDLSKVEAVRTKMPISEQRKFDSILKSSSL; from the exons ATGGCGCCGCCTGTGCCGCTCCGCCGCCTGTGCCGCTCCGCCGccaacggccgcgccgccacccctcctcccacccgacgTGGGGATCTCACCCCGCCACGCCGGACCGCCGCCGGCCGAGGAGCACCTCCCGGCCGCACCTACCCGTGCGGGCGCCGCGCCGAGAGGGAAAGTCGagggccgccggcgccggcgccgcccgggCCTTGCCCGGCGACGCACGCCGACGACGGCggaggagaaggggaggaggGGGAGCTAGACGAGGgggagtggcggcgcggcccc GTGAATCCACTGTCAGGGACTAGTATGGGGGACCTGGACGCCAACTACGCCACCTGCTCCCGCCTCACCAAG GAAGCTGCTGCCGCCGGAGTGAAATTTCTCTGCTTCCCTGAGGTCTTCTCATTCATAGGATCCAAGGATGGAGAGTCGGTTAAGATAGCCGAATCATTGGATGGCCCAATAATGCAGAGATACTGCTCACTTGCAAA TGACTCAAGTATGTGGTTGTCTCTTGGAGGGTTTCAAGAGAAAGGGCCGGATGATTCACACCAGTACAATACTCACGTATTAATCGATGACTCTGGAAAAGTTAGGAGCTCATATCAAAAAATACATTT GTTTGATGTCGATGTACCTGGCAATATGGTGTATAAGGAAAGCCGATTCACGACAGCAG GTGATACTGTCGTTGCGGCGGATAGCCCTTTTGGACGATTGGGGCTTACGGTTTGCTATGATTTGAGATTTCCAGAGATTTATCAATGTTTGCGTTTTAAGCACCAAGCACAG CTCTTGCTTGTACCATCTGCGTTCACAAAGGTAACCGGGGAGGCACACTGGGAAATTCTTCTTCGTGTTCGTGCAATCGAGACAAAATGTTAT GTTATTGCTGCGGCTCAAGCTGGAAAACACAATGAGAAAAGAGAAAGCTACGGTGATTCTATAATTATTGACCCATGGGGAGTAGTTATAGCTCGACTTCCAG ATCGACTGTCCACTGGATTTGCAGTAGCAGATATCGACTTGTCAAAAGTTGAGGCTGTGCGAACCAAAATGCCAATTTCCGAG CAGCGCAAGTTTGACAGCATCTTGAAATCCTCATCATTGTAA